A stretch of DNA from Nonlabens ponticola:
TTGCAACTGATATACCTTTCACCTTATATGGCCTAACCCCTAAAAATAAGCCTTCAACTGCACGCTGCCTGTGTGGATTGTTCTTGCAGTTTCTGAGTTTCTACCGCTGTAGCTCAAGTTGAGATCTAGAAAGCTGCTTATCTTCTTTTGTACCAATAAATTCCAGGTGAGGTTGCTGCCTGGTTGCAGTCCTTCCAACATCTGGAAACCTACAGGCGAGAATGCCTGGCCATCAAAATCATTTTGTACATAACGCAGCTCGCCGTTGACAGCATACTTCTGTGATTGGTTAAACGCCCAGGAAACGCCTAGGTTTTGTTGGTAAAGCGTGGCCTCGTCATTAATTTGGTTATCCTTATTATGCAATTCATAAAATACATCGATGCGATTGCTCTCGCCAAACAAATAAGAAAGTTGAGGCCTCAATAAGTACTCATCGATCTTGAAGTTTCTATTAGCAAAATTCTCGCTGCGGCTGGCATTAAAACCAGTTTGCCCGTTGAAAGACAGCAACCAGCTTTCGGCCACCTTATGTAAAAAACTTAATTGATGACTTTCCAGCTCGCTTTCTAGACTGCCTATACTTTGTAGATTCTCGGTCGTAGTGCTTAAATAAGTGTAATTTGATGTGTACCGCTGCTTACCGCGATTGAAAAACAGGCTGTTTCTAAAGCTAAGATTAAGACCTAATTGATCATCTGTATCATCAAACGGATTGAGGTCAAACTTTTCACCGCGTCGCTCCACCATGCGGTCAATCAAGTAGCTGGTTTGATTATAAAATCTGGACAGTATTTTTTTCAAGCCATTTTCACCAGACCACGAGATAGGATTCAATGTGATGGTCTGGCTAAATTTATTCTGGTGAATAGGTAGAAAAATCTGATTAGGCAGCAAGATGCGCACATATCGGGCCTGATCCTGAAATTGTGCTACCTCAAACTCATTCAGATCCTGAATGCCATCGCCATTATAGTCAATCCAGGTAAACGTTCCTTGACCAGCATTGACTTCCAGATAGGTAAAATCCTGGCGCGGTATGGTACCGCTGTTAGTTTCATAAGTTGTGTTCCACAGAATTTTATTGGAAAACAGTTTACGGTTATAAATGAGCCTGCTGTTGAGCGAGACTTCATCATCAACGTCCTCATTGACATCGCTCAGCACACGATAATTAGCAAAAATCATCAAGTTAGACAGCTTATTCTTGATAGGTTGAGACTTTAAATAATATGTGTTTGAGGTGTTCACGCGCTGCAACTCATTATCTCGCAAACTATCATTCACACGATATCGATAGCCTATTTCCACAAATGTTGCCGTACTATCGCCGCGACCCACAAATCCTTCATACTGGGTAAATCGTTGCGACAGCGGCGTCAATTGATTGGAAACTTTATCCTCTTGCTGGTTGTTCTCATGATCAATTCTTGCTCCTATCCAGTAGTTAGAGATATTCTTGGTAACATCTGCATCGAGCCTATTAAAAGTACTTTCCTGTGTGGTGCTATTGGTATTGAGTACGCTTCCGCGAAAGCGTGACAACCATCCATCACCACGGTACCTACCAGCTGCATTGTGTCTCGTACCATTGTAACGATCCTGAAATTCCAGATGCTGAAACTGGTAGCTTGCCCTGATTGTGGTATCGCGTGTGTATTGAAGTCCCGTATTGGTAAATAATTGGTTGCCGAGTGTGTTATCTAGGTTCCAGTCGCGGTTGAATTCAATGTTGTAAACACGTTCCACATTGCGGAAATCACTACCAATGTAATCTGTATTTACCTGCAATTGTAGTGACTGTAAGGAATCCTGACCCAGTAATTGCTGCTCTACTCCTAGCTTGATCGCCACATCGCGATTGTCATCATCTTCCACATTAGAAAAACGGTTAAGGTCATTGCTACTGGCAGCAAACTCGCTCAATAACTGCGTGCTAGTAGTAGGTTTGTATTGTGCCTTGAAACCAGCAATCGTCAATATCTCTGGAGCAAAAAGTCGTACCACAGGCTCATAATTACCTTGCGGAATACCATTTATGGGCTCTACAAATTCATAGATATTTGAAATTGCCTGATCGTTGACCAGTCGATAGTTCCCTTGATTTGCACCAACTAATGAAAACCGCACATTGAAAAGCTGCTCACTAGCATCCTGCGAGAAAATAAATCGCGGTACGCCATTGATCACCTGCCTGCGGTATTGGATTCTATTTTCAGAAAAACCAGCTTCGACCGCGCTGGGTGCAATAGCAAGATCTGGATCGTCACCTGCGGCAGCTAAAACCTCAACCTGTTCTTGGTTTAGGTCTTGCTGTAACGGTTGATTTTTGGCATCACTTTCTGTGTAGGCATAGGCATCAACCTTTAATTTATTGGACTCATAACCACCATTTGCATAACCTACAAATCGGGTAAAGTTGCGCTCGCTATATTGATATTCTATGCTGATGCGCATCTCACTGGTAATGGGAAAAGTCGGATTGAATCTTACTTCGCCAGCGTTGTAATCGATGATATAGTCTGCATTCTCACCACGAGTAAGAATGACACCATTGACATACACACGCTCACTACCAGAAACCACCAGAATAAAGAGTTCGCCATTTTGACCTATTAATTTATACGGTCCTTGATTACCTTCTTGACCAGTGAATCTAGTAGTATTAAATGTACCGCGCACCAGTGCACCAGCGCCACCTAGATATCCGCGAGAATCATCATCGCCTAGTTGGAACTGTCCAGAAATTCCCTGCACACGCTTGGTAAAATTGTTGAACTGGTAACCAGTCTGAATGAGATCCACGTCACCAGCTCTAATATTCCAGTTATCACTAAAAAGTTCAATAAATATCTGGTCAAATTCATCCAGTCGTTGGGAATAACCGTTCTGCGTTTGTGGTATGTTAGCATCTTGAATTGAGGCACGTAAAGAAACTTTATCTGAAAGTTTTCCCACGATGCGCAAGTCCAGCTCGCTGTCCACAACGCTGCTTTGATTATTACCAGCACGCAATCCTCTAGTAATGCTACCGCTTACTTGCAACCCATCAAAAGGAACAAAATTATTTTGAGTAGTGGACTTGCGCAACGCTACCAATCGCTCTTGCTGAGTCTCGTTTTCTAGAATGATGGATCTATCATACGCACTGTAAGACGGAAACAAATATTCTGATAGCCTTAGAAAAGAAACGTCTAACGAGTCATGCTCTCGCACCAATGATTCATTGGGATATAGTCTAGAGTTCGTAAAGTCAACACGATAATTACTATCATCAACCGTATCGCCTAGAGTAGTAAACACTTTGAAATAGGAAGGATTGGCACTGATGCTGTCAAACACGATGGTATCTCGCACAGCCATTCTTTTTGTAATGCTGCCATCTATCTTTTGCGCACTGGCACAGGTTGCCAGCAATATTAAAAGAAGAGTGCATTTAAAGGCCATGTACTGTGTAAAACAGATAAGCCTCAAAAATATTTTAAATATGTGGCTTTATCGCAGGCTTGCCGTGGTATTACTCTGTATGCAAGCTTGTCTATGAAATGAATAACGTGATAAAGGTTTTTCAAAACTGTCCTGGAGACATATTAATCCAGCATAATCATTTCAAATTTACTTTCTTAGAATAGCTTCTAGCCTTTTAATAATTACAGACGTATCAATAGAATCAAGCGCTTCCACATAATCGGCAGGAACTTTTTTACCATAGATGGTGGTAGGCATTTTGGGGTATTTGTCGCGACTTACAATTATCTGATTCTCTTCTGGCTGATTGATAGGTTTAAAACCTGCGTATGGATGTGTATTACCCCATAACGTGATCACGGGAACGCCATACATAGCTGCCAGATGACCATTACCGCTATCCACACAAATCATAGTATCTAGATTTGAAATGACTTGAAGCTCTTCTTCTAGAGACATCATACCTGCAAGATTGAAAACCGATGCATGGGTTCCGGCGGCAATTTTGAGCCATTGACATTCTTTCTCGCCACCGCCAAAAAGTAAGATCTGTACATTGTCGAGCAGTGATAACTCATGTACTATTTCTTGGGTTTTAGTTAGAGTTAAAGATTTTGAGGCATGAGCAGCAAATGGCGCAAAACCAATCCATTTTTGCTTATGACTACCCAGTATTTGCTGAATGTTATCTGGTACTGATGACTTGGGCAACACATGTTTTCCATTTAACTCAAATTTGAAACCTAGATTGTCAAATACCTTGATATAGCGATCAACGGTTAGCGGTAATTGTTTGAAAAAATCGGACATACTGATGAGCTTTTTCTTGTCGTTTCTGCCTTTATCTATGACCGCTGCCTGAGTTTTAAATAGGAAAAACCGCAATAATTTTGTGCGCAGTACATCGTGAATATCTGCGATGGCATCTACTTCATAAGCTCTTAGAGTTTTTGCGAGTCGTCTTAATCCTAAGATTCCCTTATGGTCACCAGCGGTGTCGATCTCTTCTAGGACAATTCCTTGTACTTGATTTAAAATAGGTAGGAAACGCTTTCGCGAAAGCATAATTATCTCAACATCTGGATACTGTTCTCGCATGGCAAGAAGTACCGGTACCACGATTGCAACGTCACCCATCGCACTCAGGCGCATGACCAGTATGCGTTGTGGCAGGCTCATTTATTTTCTAGAGCGCAGTACAGGATTGAGCTCATCATCATTATACATTTTCATCTGTTTGTAGACCTTCATGTATTTGCGACCATGTGCAATGTCCGCCAGTAATTGATCTAGAGCCGTTGATAGATCAATACGCTGTTCTAAGAGGATATCTAGTTTTGCCTGACAGGAATTTATATGTGATTGACTAGCATCTTTTCTCGTTGCTTCCTCGTGCATGTGATAGATCTTGAGCGCGAGAATGGAAAGACGATCTACTGCCCATGCAGGACTTTCAGTATTGATAGTGGCTGTATCGCTCACCTCAACCTCCTTGTATTTTTCTAGAAAATAACTGTCAATATATTCCACCATATCCGTACGATCCTGATTGCTAGCGTCGATTTTACGCTTCAAGGTAAGTGCTGCAACCGGTTCAATTTGTGGATCTCTAATGATGTCTTCATAATGCCATTGTACGGTATCAATCCAGCACTTGCGATACAATAAATGCTCAATGGTGTGGCTATTACGATCATAAGGATTGGTAAATTCTTGATCTACCGTATTGATCTCGTGATAGGTGTCGATAACCTTTTGAAATATCTCGTTTGCCTTGTCTGAAAACATCAAATTGATTTTAAAAAATTCAAAGATACAGGTTCTACAGATTAATGCTCTAACCTATAAAAATGGCTACCAATAGTAATAACGCTGGCATGATAAAGAGTACTTCTTTCCACAAGCGATGCTGCACATTTTCTACCGCACGTACCATAAAAATTGATACTAACGGAATTAGAAAAATCACGTACCGAAAATCAAACAAGATGATAAGAACCAGAGAGAAAATACCGGTCATTACCAGCAATGAAAATCGAGGTCGCACTCGCTGGTGAATATCTACCAACTTTAATATGTAAATCAATAACCCAACGATGCTCGCAACTACTATAACACTAGACACTAGGAACTCAGGTTGCCAATAAAGAAAAGGTAATTCTATCAAGAAAACATCACCATTCAAAAATTGAGATACAGTTGTCCAATTAGTGTAAAGTTGAATAATCCAAGAGATCATAAAAACGGCAAGTAAAGCGACTACTGGTATCGCCCAATGACGCCAATTACCACGATTAAACAGGAAAACTGCTACAAAAACCGATAGCAAAAACACGATCGTCAAAGGAAAGATCATCGCCATGACAGCAATGAGAAAGGTGGCGTCAAATATTTTGGACAAGACAGACTTGCCATTCTTAAGACTGAGCAATCTGCGCAAAGCGAGCAACATCAAAACAAGGCCTAAGAAATAAAACCAATTATCAATAGAGATCGCCGCGGCCAGCAAGAACATCGTGTAAGCGTATAATAGGTAGGAATTTTTGCCGGTAAGCTCATTTTTAAGAATGATGAATTGGATAACCAACACTGAAAAAGCCATGAATAGACCAGACCAGACATAATTCCACTGCCACACATCGTGAAGCCAGTATGACAACAGCATGCTTCCAGGTGCGAGCAGCAACATGCTTATGAGATAGTGAAAGGGTTGCGACG
This window harbors:
- a CDS encoding glycosyltransferase family 9 protein, which produces MSLPQRILVMRLSAMGDVAIVVPVLLAMREQYPDVEIIMLSRKRFLPILNQVQGIVLEEIDTAGDHKGILGLRRLAKTLRAYEVDAIADIHDVLRTKLLRFFLFKTQAAVIDKGRNDKKKLISMSDFFKQLPLTVDRYIKVFDNLGFKFELNGKHVLPKSSVPDNIQQILGSHKQKWIGFAPFAAHASKSLTLTKTQEIVHELSLLDNVQILLFGGGEKECQWLKIAAGTHASVFNLAGMMSLEEELQVISNLDTMICVDSGNGHLAAMYGVPVITLWGNTHPYAGFKPINQPEENQIIVSRDKYPKMPTTIYGKKVPADYVEALDSIDTSVIIKRLEAILRK
- a CDS encoding DUF4254 domain-containing protein; this encodes MFSDKANEIFQKVIDTYHEINTVDQEFTNPYDRNSHTIEHLLYRKCWIDTVQWHYEDIIRDPQIEPVAALTLKRKIDASNQDRTDMVEYIDSYFLEKYKEVEVSDTATINTESPAWAVDRLSILALKIYHMHEEATRKDASQSHINSCQAKLDILLEQRIDLSTALDQLLADIAHGRKYMKVYKQMKMYNDDELNPVLRSRK